From the genome of Cytophagales bacterium WSM2-2:
CTGGCTATCACTTGGATGATGTTGGTAACTGTAGAGTCAATTCTTGTAGCAGCGGGTGGACTTGGTGTGCTGATCAAGAACAGCGATAAGTTCATGAACCACGGTCGCATCCTTGCGCTACAAATTGTGATACTCCTGGTGGGATTGGGGATAGACTTCACTCTCAATGCCGTGAGAAAAACATTGTTCCGTTATTCCAAATTCAATTGAACATGGCTGCATACGAACAAAAAGATATTATCCTTCATGTAGAAAATCTGAGTATTGCCTATGGCGAACAGGTAATCATTAAGGACGTTAACCTGATGGAGCGCAACGTCACCCGGACGGATGTGGTTCAGGGGCAGATCATTGCGGTACTAGGCCGTTCAGGACGCGGAAAATCAACATTGTTTAAGGCGTTGACCGGACTTGTTCCACCCACTACGGGACGCGTTCTGATTCCTGATTATTCACAGCAGCCGACCAACGGCACACAGCCTGCAAAACATGTTACGGAAGGCGATGTTGGGTTTGTAGATCAGAAGTACACGCTCTTCCGTCATAAGACAGTGCTTGATGCAGCAATGTACGCACTCAGAAACGCTGATTTGAAGACACAAGAGAAGCATGATAGAGTCATGAGCTATCTCACAGACTGGGGACTCGAAAAAGTGAAGAGCCAATACCCGAACGAATTGTCGGGAGGGCAGAAGCAGCGAGTGGCGATCATTGAACAGCTTTTATCTTCAGGACACTACATCGTTTTGGATGAACCATTCTCCGGTCTCGATGTGGGCAATATTTACAATGTGAAGAAAGCCTTCAAATTGATTGAAAACAGCCACGAACTGAATACGATTATTTTCAGCACACATGACATTGAACTGGCTGCTGAGTTGGCTGACTCTATTTATGTCATGGGCTACCCGAAAAAAGAGGATGGATCATTGACATCCACCGGCACAATTATCAAGCATTTTGATTTGAAAGCCATGGGCATTGCCTGGCAGAATGAGTTCACTTCGAGTCACCTTGATGTGGTCAGGGAGATTAAGTCAGTGATGATGAACAGTTGATTTTCAGCTTACTTTCGTCAGGGTATTTACGGATGTAATTAGTCAATTCACTACATCCTTTTTTCAATTCGCTACATAATTCCATTAGCGAACGTAACTATTTTCGTTTGTCGTGGTATCATTATCAAAGAAAGACCCCTATGCTCAAAAATTACCTTGCCATTGCTATCCGGAATATCCGGCAGAATAAGCTTTATGCATTTATCAATATTTTCAGCCTGGCGATCGGCTTGGCGGCATGTATTGTTATCTACCTTTTTATCTCGGATGAGAAGAGTTTTGATGATTTTCATTCTAATAAGGATCACATCTATCGATTAGATGAGGTGCAAAGCTTCCCTGGTACCAATGAGCAAAAGGTAGCGTTGACGATGCCTGGTATGGGGCCGGCATTGCTTCGCGACTTTCCGGAAGTGAAATCTTATGTCAGGCTCTGGACCCGCGGACAACAACTGGTTATGAGGGGGGATACCCGAATACTGGTCGACAAGGTTTTTGTTGTTGATAGTACTTTCTTCCAGTTTTTTGATTTTCCGCTCTTGCAAGGAGATCGCGCCACGGCCCTCAATGAACCTAATACACTTCTCGTCACAGAAAAGACCGCCAAGAAATTTTTCCCCAGTGTAAGTGAGGCTATGAATAATACGCTGACCTGGGACGGTAAGGAATTTAAGATCACCGGTATTTTGAAAGACTGCCCTGAGAATACGCATATCAAATATGAAATGCTCATTTCGTTGCCTACAGTCACGAGTACTAACAAGGAGTTCAATAACCGCTGGGGTGGCAATTTTATGCAGACCTATCTTTGGCTTCAGCCTAATACCGACATCAAAGCAATGGAGAGTAAGTTCCCCAAATTTCTCTCCAGCCATATGGACAATCCTGACATCAATAAGTTTTACAAGATGTATTTGCAAAAACTTTCAGATGTGCATCTTGGATCAATCGACATTGAACACGACTACGTCAATTACCGTAAGTTCAATGGAGAGTACCTCGACTTGTTCTACATCATTGGAGGATTCATTCTCCTGATTGCCGGAGTCAATTTCATGAATGTGACTACTGCCAGGGCTTCGCACCGATGGAAAGAGATCGGAGTGCGCAAGACAATAGGAGCGAAGAAGCTTCAACTCTTCAGTCAATTCATATTTGAGTCATTGTTGCTAGCTGTTATGGCGCTTGTATTGGCGTTCCTTTTGGATATCACACTTATTCCTCTTCTTAATAAAATCATTGGCAGGCAGCTCTCGTTACTCACGCTATTACAATGGCAAACCATTACTCCGTTACTGGTAATCACATTCTTGCTTGGGATTCTTACAGGGATTTACCCGTCATTTTATATGACGTCTTTCAATATGTCTAAGGTCCTCAAAGGAGGAGGAAAGACGGAGGGCAGATCGATATTCCGCAGTGGATTAGTGGTTGTACAATTCGGACTGGCTCTGGCTATGATCGTCAGTACCCTGGTTGTGATTCAACAGCTTTCATTCATGAAGAATACAGACATCGGCTTCGACAAAGATCAAATGATGCTCATT
Proteins encoded in this window:
- a CDS encoding ABC transporter permease, with translation MLKNYLAIAIRNIRQNKLYAFINIFSLAIGLAACIVIYLFISDEKSFDDFHSNKDHIYRLDEVQSFPGTNEQKVALTMPGMGPALLRDFPEVKSYVRLWTRGQQLVMRGDTRILVDKVFVVDSTFFQFFDFPLLQGDRATALNEPNTLLVTEKTAKKFFPSVSEAMNNTLTWDGKEFKITGILKDCPENTHIKYEMLISLPTVTSTNKEFNNRWGGNFMQTYLWLQPNTDIKAMESKFPKFLSSHMDNPDINKFYKMYLQKLSDVHLGSIDIEHDYVNYRKFNGEYLDLFYIIGGFILLIAGVNFMNVTTARASHRWKEIGVRKTIGAKKLQLFSQFIFESLLLAVMALVLAFLLDITLIPLLNKIIGRQLSLLTLLQWQTITPLLVITFLLGILTGIYPSFYMTSFNMSKVLKGGGKTEGRSIFRSGLVVVQFGLALAMIVSTLVVIQQLSFMKNTDIGFDKDQMMLIKMNKEVNSKFETMKAELLRSSIIQGVTASGQRLGNNFHQWGFKIKADTGVMSITPSNVNVDYDYLKVYGIELKEGRGFSKDFATDNGMAFVINETFAKELGLKEKTVGTRAGHGWYKNDSLGTIIGVVKDFNFNSLHYKVNTLEMVVHPDWGYDEMSVKIQKGKTTEGVELVKSLWDKNITGFPMDYSFLDQHFEVLYQSDKQMGSVVTIMAGLAILISCMGLFALAAITTEKKTKEIGIRKALGASVSQITVLLSRNFAWLIVLSFVIVSPITYYVLYSWLQHFAYRIGINLFVFGLGGILAMAIGLFTIGFHTLRSARANPVKSLRYE
- the glnQ gene encoding amino acid ABC transporter ATP-binding protein, which codes for MAAYEQKDIILHVENLSIAYGEQVIIKDVNLMERNVTRTDVVQGQIIAVLGRSGRGKSTLFKALTGLVPPTTGRVLIPDYSQQPTNGTQPAKHVTEGDVGFVDQKYTLFRHKTVLDAAMYALRNADLKTQEKHDRVMSYLTDWGLEKVKSQYPNELSGGQKQRVAIIEQLLSSGHYIVLDEPFSGLDVGNIYNVKKAFKLIENSHELNTIIFSTHDIELAAELADSIYVMGYPKKEDGSLTSTGTIIKHFDLKAMGIAWQNEFTSSHLDVVREIKSVMMNS